The following coding sequences lie in one Cronobacter universalis NCTC 9529 genomic window:
- a CDS encoding YihD family protein yields MKCKRLNEVIELLQPAWEKEPDLNLLEFLQKLAAESGFTGELADLTDDILIYQLKMRDADKDAVIPGIQKDYEDDFKTALLRARGVIKE; encoded by the coding sequence ATGAAATGCAAACGTCTTAATGAAGTTATCGAACTGCTTCAGCCGGCCTGGGAAAAAGAGCCCGATCTCAACCTGCTGGAGTTCCTGCAAAAGCTGGCCGCTGAATCCGGTTTTACCGGCGAACTGGCCGATCTTACCGATGATATCCTGATTTATCAGTTAAAAATGCGTGACGCTGATAAAGACGCCGTGATCCCTGGCATCCAGAAAGATTACGAAGACGATTTTAAAACCGCCCTGTTGCGCGCCCGCGGCGTGATAAAAGAGTAA
- the mobA gene encoding molybdenum cofactor guanylyltransferase MobA, whose product MDKLSAITGVVLAGGRATRMGGRNKGLMQLNGKALWRHVAERLAAQVAHVAVSANRDLNAYRECGYPVITDTLPDFPGPLAGMLAVMQQRHSEWYLFCPCDTPHIPADLAQRLWTAKEARPAVWVNDGERDHPAIALMHQSVKVPLAEYLARGERRVMVFMREINGCGVTFANKDDFANVNTLAELERWQEE is encoded by the coding sequence TTGGATAAGCTTAGCGCGATTACCGGCGTGGTGCTGGCGGGCGGCCGTGCGACGCGAATGGGCGGGCGGAACAAAGGGCTGATGCAACTGAATGGCAAAGCGCTCTGGAGGCATGTGGCGGAGCGCCTGGCGGCGCAGGTAGCGCACGTTGCGGTGAGCGCTAACCGGGATTTGAACGCCTATCGCGAATGCGGTTATCCGGTCATTACCGATACCCTCCCGGATTTTCCAGGGCCACTTGCGGGAATGCTTGCTGTTATGCAGCAGCGTCATAGCGAATGGTATCTCTTTTGCCCGTGCGACACGCCGCATATTCCGGCCGATCTCGCGCAACGTCTGTGGACCGCGAAAGAAGCGCGCCCTGCCGTATGGGTTAACGATGGCGAGCGCGATCACCCTGCCATTGCGCTGATGCATCAATCCGTTAAGGTGCCTCTGGCCGAATACCTTGCGCGAGGAGAACGCCGTGTGATGGTTTTCATGCGTGAGATTAATGGCTGTGGCGTGACGTTTGCGAATAAAGATGACTTTGCCAATGTGAATACGCTGGCCGAGCTTGAACGCTGGCAGGAGGAATAA
- the mobB gene encoding molybdopterin-guanine dinucleotide biosynthesis protein MobB has translation MVPLLGIAAWSGTGKTTLLKALIPLLRERGIRPGLIKHTHHDMDVDTPGKDSYELRKAGAAQTLVASAKRWALMTETPDEAEPDLHYLASRMNSSQLDLILVEGFKHDAIAKIMLFREGTGRDPAELAPDDHVIAIASDRPLSEAELPVLDINDPAQIAAFIADWLAQQR, from the coding sequence ATGGTTCCGTTACTGGGGATTGCCGCGTGGAGCGGTACGGGAAAAACGACGCTGCTTAAGGCCCTGATTCCGCTACTGCGCGAACGAGGCATACGGCCAGGGCTCATTAAGCATACTCACCACGATATGGACGTGGATACGCCGGGCAAAGACAGTTATGAGCTTCGCAAAGCGGGCGCGGCGCAGACGCTGGTCGCCAGCGCGAAACGCTGGGCGTTGATGACGGAGACGCCGGACGAGGCTGAGCCGGACCTGCACTATCTGGCGAGCAGGATGAACAGCTCACAGCTGGATCTGATTCTGGTTGAAGGGTTTAAACATGACGCGATCGCGAAAATTATGTTGTTCCGGGAGGGCACCGGGCGGGACCCCGCAGAACTGGCGCCGGATGATCATGTTATCGCCATTGCCAGTGACAGACCGCTATCTGAGGCGGAATTACCTGTACTGGATATTAACGATCCGGCGCAGATCGCGGCGTTTATCGCTGACTGGCTGGCGCAACAGCGCTAA
- a CDS encoding FadR/GntR family transcriptional regulator, with protein sequence MSLLAHQQAAQKNLSYVLAEKLAQRILKGEFKPGEILPGEMELGEQFGVSRTAVREAVKTLTAKGLVLPRPRIGTRVLPQSQWNFLDKELLTWWMGIETFTTVVNHFLVMRHSLEPQACALAALNGTDEQKQRFRNTLDEMAALQVAFNRERWIETDMAYHELIYEMSGNPFMTAFASLFRSIYYNYFTSITHNQVIKPDIHQAIADAILSSQSEEAYRACQSLLQATASQEI encoded by the coding sequence ATGTCGTTACTGGCGCATCAACAGGCCGCCCAAAAGAACCTTTCTTATGTCCTGGCCGAAAAGCTGGCGCAACGCATCCTTAAAGGAGAGTTCAAGCCAGGCGAGATTTTACCCGGCGAGATGGAGCTGGGCGAACAGTTCGGCGTGAGCCGCACGGCGGTAAGAGAGGCCGTGAAAACGCTGACCGCCAAAGGTCTGGTTTTACCACGCCCGCGCATTGGCACGCGCGTGCTGCCCCAGAGCCAGTGGAACTTTCTGGATAAAGAGTTGCTGACGTGGTGGATGGGCATCGAAACCTTCACGACCGTAGTTAATCACTTTCTGGTGATGCGCCACAGTCTTGAACCTCAGGCCTGCGCGCTGGCCGCGCTAAACGGTACCGATGAGCAAAAGCAGCGCTTCAGGAACACGCTTGATGAGATGGCCGCGCTCCAGGTCGCTTTTAACCGCGAACGCTGGATAGAAACCGACATGGCCTATCATGAGCTGATCTATGAAATGAGCGGCAATCCTTTTATGACCGCTTTCGCCAGTCTGTTCCGCTCCATCTATTACAATTATTTCACGTCGATAACGCACAACCAGGTTATCAAGCCCGACATTCATCAGGCGATAGCGGACGCCATTCTCTCGTCCCAAAGCGAAGAGGCGTATCGCGCCTGTCAGTCGCTTTTGCAGGCGACCGCATCGCAGGAAATATAA
- the mdtD gene encoding multidrug transporter subunit MdtD, which produces MTKKARSMAGLPWIAAMAFFMQALDATILNTALPAIAQSLNRSPLAMQSAIISYTLTVAMLIPVSGWLADRFGTRRVFMTAVSLFTLGSLACAMSGSLSELVIFRIVQGIGGAMMMPVARLALLRAYPRSELLPVLNFVTMPGLVGPILGPLLGGVLVTWASWHWIFLINIPIGVAGLFYARKYMPNFTTPRRRFDMPGFFLFGLSLVLFSSGMELFGERIVATWMALAVIAGGLLLMMAYIWHARRHSAPLISLSLFKTRTFSVGIAGNIASRLGTGCVPFLMPLMLQVGFGYPAFIAGCMMAPTAVGSIIAKSGVTQVLRWFGYRKTLVGITLFIGLMIAQFSLQSPDNQVWLLILPLFVLGLAMSTQFTAMNTITLADLNDESASGGNSMLAVTQQLSISLGVAVSAAVLRFYEGFDNANTVEQFHYTFITMGVITVVSSLVFMLLRPKDGRNLIKDRHKA; this is translated from the coding sequence ATGACTAAAAAAGCGCGCAGTATGGCGGGCCTGCCGTGGATAGCGGCAATGGCCTTTTTTATGCAGGCACTGGATGCCACCATTCTCAACACAGCCCTGCCGGCTATCGCTCAAAGTCTTAACCGCTCGCCGCTGGCGATGCAGTCCGCGATTATCAGCTACACCCTGACTGTCGCGATGTTAATCCCGGTCAGCGGCTGGCTGGCCGATCGCTTCGGCACCCGCCGCGTCTTCATGACGGCCGTCTCCTTGTTTACCCTCGGTTCGCTCGCTTGCGCCATGTCCGGGTCGCTGAGCGAACTGGTGATATTCCGTATTGTGCAGGGTATTGGCGGCGCCATGATGATGCCGGTGGCGCGTCTCGCGCTTCTGCGCGCCTACCCGCGAAGCGAGCTTCTGCCGGTGCTGAATTTCGTGACGATGCCAGGCCTGGTCGGCCCCATTCTCGGGCCGCTGCTCGGGGGCGTGCTGGTCACCTGGGCAAGCTGGCACTGGATTTTCCTGATCAATATTCCGATTGGCGTCGCCGGCCTGTTCTATGCGCGTAAATATATGCCTAACTTCACCACGCCGCGCCGCCGCTTTGATATGCCGGGCTTCTTTCTGTTCGGTCTGAGCCTGGTGCTGTTTTCGAGCGGAATGGAGCTGTTTGGCGAGCGTATCGTGGCCACCTGGATGGCGCTCGCCGTTATTGCCGGTGGGTTATTGTTGATGATGGCTTATATCTGGCATGCGCGTCGGCACAGCGCGCCGCTGATTTCGCTTTCTCTGTTCAAAACGCGCACCTTTTCCGTCGGCATCGCCGGGAATATCGCTTCCCGTCTGGGTACAGGCTGCGTACCGTTTCTGATGCCGCTAATGCTCCAGGTAGGCTTTGGCTATCCGGCGTTTATCGCCGGTTGCATGATGGCGCCGACAGCAGTCGGGTCGATTATCGCGAAATCTGGCGTAACGCAGGTGCTGCGCTGGTTTGGCTATCGAAAAACGCTGGTCGGCATCACGCTGTTTATCGGGCTGATGATTGCGCAGTTCTCGTTACAGTCGCCGGATAACCAGGTCTGGCTGCTGATCCTGCCGCTGTTTGTGCTGGGCCTTGCGATGTCCACGCAGTTCACCGCGATGAATACCATTACGCTTGCGGATCTTAACGATGAAAGCGCCAGCGGCGGCAACAGTATGCTGGCGGTAACGCAGCAGCTGTCGATAAGCCTTGGTGTTGCGGTCAGCGCCGCGGTGCTGCGCTTCTATGAAGGGTTCGATAACGCCAATACCGTCGAGCAGTTCCACTACACCTTTATTACGATGGGCGTGATTACCGTAGTGTCGTCGCTGGTCTTTATGCTGTTACGCCCTAAAGATGGCCGTAACCTTATAAAAGATCGCCACAAAGCCTAA
- the rbsR gene encoding ribose operon transcriptional repressor RbsR encodes MKDVARLAGVSTSTVSHVINKDRFVSEAIRLRVEDAIKTLNYAPSALARSLKLNQTRTIGMLITASSNPFFSELVRGVERSCFERGYSLVLCNTDGDEQRMNRNLETLLQKRVDGLLLLCTETHQPSPAIMKRYPAIPTVMMDWSPFDGDSDVIQDNSLLGGDIATRYLIDKGYTRIACVTGPLDKTPARLRLEGYRTAMQRAGLPVAEGYEVIGDFEFAGGLRAMQSLLALPEPPQAVFMGNDAMAVGAYQALYQAGLRIPQDIALVGYDDIELASYMTPPLTTIHQPKDELGELAIDVLIHRMAQPELQQQRLQLTPVLTVRGSA; translated from the coding sequence ATGAAAGATGTCGCCCGCCTTGCGGGTGTCTCCACCTCCACCGTCTCGCACGTCATTAATAAAGACCGCTTCGTCAGCGAGGCGATCCGCCTGCGGGTGGAAGACGCCATCAAAACGCTGAATTACGCGCCGTCAGCGCTGGCGCGCAGCCTGAAGCTGAACCAGACCCGCACCATCGGCATGCTGATCACCGCAAGCTCTAACCCCTTTTTCTCCGAGCTGGTGCGTGGCGTGGAGCGTAGCTGTTTTGAGCGCGGCTATAGCCTGGTGCTGTGTAATACCGACGGCGACGAGCAGCGCATGAACCGCAATCTGGAGACGCTGCTGCAAAAACGCGTCGACGGACTGCTGCTGCTTTGCACCGAAACGCATCAGCCCTCTCCCGCCATTATGAAGCGCTACCCGGCTATTCCTACCGTGATGATGGACTGGTCGCCCTTCGACGGCGACAGCGATGTGATTCAGGATAACTCGCTGCTGGGCGGCGATATCGCCACGCGATATTTAATCGATAAAGGCTATACGCGTATTGCCTGTGTAACTGGCCCGCTGGATAAAACGCCGGCGCGTCTGCGCCTTGAAGGGTATCGCACCGCGATGCAGCGGGCGGGCCTGCCGGTGGCGGAAGGTTATGAGGTGATCGGCGATTTTGAATTCGCGGGCGGCCTGCGGGCGATGCAGTCGCTGCTGGCGCTGCCCGAGCCGCCGCAGGCGGTATTTATGGGAAATGACGCGATGGCGGTCGGCGCTTACCAGGCGCTTTATCAGGCTGGCCTTCGCATTCCTCAGGATATCGCGCTGGTGGGTTACGACGATATAGAGCTTGCAAGCTATATGACGCCGCCGCTGACCACCATTCATCAGCCCAAAGATGAGCTGGGCGAGCTGGCCATCGATGTGCTGATTCATCGGATGGCGCAGCCGGAGCTTCAGCAGCAGCGTTTGCAGTTAACGCCGGTGCTGACGGTGCGCGGCTCCGCTTAG
- the rbsK gene encoding ribokinase, which produces MKSADQLVVLGSINADHILNLEAFPAPGETVTGSQYQVAFGGKGANQAVAAGRSGAEIAFVACVGEDDIGERIRQQLSRDKIDVSPVSAVAGESTGVALIFVNGEGENVIGIHAGANAALTPARVEQQREKIANARALLMQLESPVESVIAAARIAHEHQTTVILNPAPARALSDDLLALVDIITPNETEAEKLTGVKVVDDGSAAQAARVLHQKGIETVIITLGSRGVWLSMNGEGQRVPGFSVKAVDTIAAGDTFNGALMTALLEGTPMLTAIRFAHAAAAIAVTRPGAQPSVPWRDEIDAFLQAQG; this is translated from the coding sequence ATGAAAAGCGCTGACCAACTCGTCGTTCTCGGCAGTATCAATGCCGACCATATCCTTAACCTTGAGGCCTTCCCCGCGCCGGGCGAGACCGTGACCGGCAGCCAGTACCAGGTGGCGTTCGGCGGTAAGGGCGCCAATCAGGCCGTCGCGGCCGGGCGCAGCGGCGCGGAGATCGCGTTTGTCGCCTGTGTGGGCGAGGATGATATCGGCGAGCGCATTCGCCAGCAGCTTTCACGCGACAAGATTGATGTCTCGCCTGTCAGCGCCGTTGCGGGCGAATCGACCGGCGTGGCGCTGATTTTCGTCAATGGCGAAGGTGAAAACGTCATTGGCATTCATGCTGGCGCGAACGCGGCATTAACGCCCGCGCGTGTAGAACAGCAGCGGGAGAAAATCGCCAACGCCCGCGCGCTGCTGATGCAGCTGGAGTCGCCGGTAGAAAGCGTTATCGCCGCCGCGCGCATCGCGCATGAACACCAGACCACCGTCATTCTTAACCCGGCACCCGCCCGCGCGCTTTCTGACGATCTGCTGGCGCTGGTGGATATCATTACCCCCAATGAAACCGAAGCGGAAAAACTTACCGGCGTAAAAGTCGTTGATGACGGCAGCGCGGCGCAGGCCGCCAGGGTACTGCACCAGAAAGGTATTGAAACGGTCATCATTACGCTCGGCAGCCGCGGCGTATGGCTGAGCATGAACGGCGAAGGGCAACGCGTGCCCGGCTTTAGCGTGAAAGCCGTCGATACCATCGCCGCTGGCGACACCTTCAACGGCGCGCTGATGACGGCGCTACTGGAAGGCACGCCGATGCTTACGGCTATCCGCTTCGCCCATGCTGCCGCGGCTATCGCCGTGACGCGTCCTGGCGCGCAGCCCTCTGTTCCGTGGCGCGACGAGATTGACGCCTTCTTACAAGCGCAGGGGTAA
- the rbsB gene encoding ribose ABC transporter substrate-binding protein RbsB, whose protein sequence is MNMKKLATLVSAVALSATVSANAMAKDTIALVVSTLNNPFFVSLKDGAQKEAEKLGYELVVLDSQNNPAKELANVQDLTVRGTKLVLINPTDSDAVGNAVKMANQAKIPVITLDRMASKGDVVSHIASDNIAGGKIAGNYIAKQAGDGAKVIELQGIAGTSAARERGEGFKQAVEAHKLDVLASQPADFDRTKGLNVMQNLLTAHPDVKAVFAQNDEMALGALRALQTAGKTDVLVVGFDGTADGVKAVQDGKMTATVAQQPEQIGVIGVQTADKVLKGEKVRARIPVDLKLVIK, encoded by the coding sequence ATGAATATGAAAAAGCTAGCTACACTGGTTTCCGCCGTGGCGTTAAGCGCGACCGTCAGCGCCAACGCGATGGCGAAAGACACGATTGCTCTGGTGGTTTCAACGCTCAACAACCCGTTCTTCGTCTCGCTGAAAGATGGCGCGCAGAAAGAAGCGGAAAAACTGGGTTACGAGCTGGTGGTGCTGGATTCCCAGAACAACCCGGCGAAAGAGCTGGCGAACGTGCAGGATCTGACCGTGCGCGGCACCAAACTTGTGCTGATTAACCCGACCGACTCCGACGCGGTGGGTAACGCCGTGAAGATGGCGAACCAGGCGAAAATCCCGGTAATTACCCTCGACCGTATGGCCTCGAAAGGCGACGTAGTGAGCCATATCGCGTCTGATAACATCGCGGGCGGTAAAATCGCCGGTAACTATATTGCGAAGCAGGCCGGTGACGGCGCGAAAGTGATCGAACTGCAGGGCATCGCAGGCACCTCTGCGGCTCGCGAGCGCGGCGAAGGCTTTAAGCAGGCCGTAGAAGCGCACAAGCTGGACGTGCTGGCCAGCCAGCCGGCGGATTTCGATCGCACCAAAGGTCTGAACGTGATGCAGAACCTGCTGACCGCGCATCCTGATGTGAAAGCGGTATTCGCGCAGAACGACGAAATGGCGCTGGGCGCCCTGCGTGCGCTGCAAACCGCGGGTAAAACCGATGTGTTGGTGGTGGGTTTCGACGGCACCGCTGACGGCGTGAAAGCGGTTCAGGATGGTAAGATGACCGCGACCGTGGCGCAGCAGCCGGAGCAGATCGGCGTTATCGGCGTACAGACCGCGGATAAAGTGCTGAAAGGCGAGAAAGTGCGCGCCCGCATCCCGGTCGATCTGAAGCTGGTTATCAAATAA
- the rbsC gene encoding ribose ABC transporter permease, translated as MTTQTIATRRFFTKAWLMEQKSLIALLVLIAIVSTLSPNFFTVNNMLNILQQTSVNAIMAVGMTLVILTSGIDLSVGSLLALTGAVAASLVGIEVNALVAVAAALALGAAIGAVTGVIVAKGRVQAFIATLVMMLLLRGVTLQYTNGSPVSTGFNDNADLFGWFGIGRPLGVPTPVWIMALVFLVTWYVLHHTRLGRYIYALGGNEAATRLSGISVNKIKIIVYSLSGLLASLAGVIEVARLSSAQPLAGAGYELDAIAAVVLGGTSLAGGKGRIVGTLIGALILGFLNNSLNLLGVSPYYQMIVKAVVILLAVLVDNKKQ; from the coding sequence ATGACTACCCAGACCATTGCGACTCGTCGCTTTTTCACCAAAGCGTGGCTGATGGAGCAAAAGTCGCTGATAGCCCTGCTGGTGCTGATTGCGATTGTCTCCACCCTGAGCCCGAATTTCTTTACCGTTAACAATATGCTGAACATTCTCCAGCAGACATCGGTGAACGCCATCATGGCGGTCGGGATGACGCTGGTGATCCTTACCTCGGGTATCGATCTGTCCGTCGGTTCCCTGCTGGCGTTAACCGGGGCGGTCGCCGCCTCGCTCGTCGGTATTGAGGTCAACGCGCTGGTGGCGGTGGCTGCCGCCCTCGCGCTTGGCGCGGCTATCGGCGCGGTGACCGGCGTGATTGTGGCGAAAGGCCGCGTACAGGCGTTTATCGCTACGCTGGTGATGATGCTGCTGCTGCGTGGGGTGACGCTTCAGTACACCAACGGCAGCCCGGTCAGTACGGGTTTTAACGATAACGCCGATCTGTTTGGCTGGTTCGGTATTGGCCGTCCTCTGGGCGTCCCGACGCCGGTGTGGATCATGGCGCTGGTGTTCCTGGTGACCTGGTATGTGCTGCACCACACCCGTCTGGGCCGCTATATTTACGCGCTGGGCGGCAACGAAGCGGCGACGCGTCTGTCGGGCATCAGCGTCAATAAAATCAAAATCATCGTCTATTCGCTGTCGGGCCTGCTGGCGTCGCTGGCGGGCGTGATAGAAGTGGCGCGTCTCTCTTCGGCGCAGCCGCTGGCGGGCGCGGGCTATGAGCTGGACGCCATCGCGGCGGTCGTGCTCGGCGGCACCAGCCTTGCCGGCGGTAAAGGTCGCATTGTTGGGACGCTGATCGGCGCGCTGATCCTCGGTTTCCTGAATAATAGTCTGAATCTCTTAGGTGTTTCTCCCTATTACCAGATGATCGTCAAAGCAGTGGTCATTTTGCTGGCGGTGCTGGTGGATAACAAAAAGCAGTAA
- the rbsA gene encoding ribose ABC transporter ATP-binding protein RbsA produces MEPLLQLKGIDKSFPGVKALSGATLNVYAGRVMALVGENGAGKSTLMKVLTGIYTRDAGSLLWLGQETTFSGPKASQEAGIGIIHQELNLIPQLSIAENIFLGREFVSHFGKIDWKKMYAEADKLLAKLNLRFNSRRLVGELSIGDQQMVEIAKVLSFESRVIIMDEPTDALTDTETESLFRAIRELKSQGCGIVYISHRMKEIFEICDDVTVMRDGQFIAEREVSSLTEETLIEMMVGRKLEDQYPHLDKAPGEIRLKVDNLSGPGVNGVSFTLRQGEILGVSGLMGAGRTELMKVLYGALPRTGGRVTLDNREVVTRSPQDGLANGIVYISEDRKRDGLVLGMSVKENMSLTALRYFSRDVGSLKHKDEQQAVSDFIRLFNVKTPSMDQAIGLLSGGNQQKVAIARGLMTRPKVLILDEPTRGVDVGAKKEIYQLINQFKADGLSIILVSSEMPEVLGMSDRIMVMHEGHLGGEFTREQATQELLMAAAVGKLNRVTQE; encoded by the coding sequence ATGGAACCTTTACTCCAGCTCAAAGGCATTGATAAATCCTTCCCCGGCGTTAAGGCGCTTTCCGGCGCGACGCTGAATGTCTACGCCGGACGCGTAATGGCGCTGGTGGGGGAAAACGGCGCCGGTAAATCCACGCTGATGAAAGTGCTGACCGGCATCTATACCCGCGACGCCGGTTCGCTGCTCTGGCTCGGCCAGGAGACGACCTTCAGCGGGCCGAAAGCCTCTCAGGAAGCCGGTATCGGTATCATTCATCAGGAACTGAACCTGATCCCGCAGCTTTCCATCGCGGAAAACATCTTTTTAGGGCGCGAGTTTGTCAGCCATTTCGGCAAAATCGACTGGAAAAAGATGTATGCCGAAGCGGACAAACTGCTGGCGAAGCTCAACCTGCGCTTTAACAGCCGCCGGCTGGTGGGCGAGCTGTCGATAGGCGATCAGCAGATGGTGGAAATCGCCAAAGTGCTGAGTTTTGAATCGCGCGTCATCATTATGGATGAACCCACCGACGCCCTGACCGATACCGAAACCGAATCCCTGTTCCGCGCCATCCGCGAGCTGAAATCGCAGGGCTGCGGGATTGTCTATATCTCCCACCGCATGAAAGAGATTTTTGAGATCTGCGATGACGTGACGGTGATGCGCGACGGCCAGTTTATCGCCGAGCGTGAAGTCAGCTCGCTCACCGAAGAGACGCTGATCGAGATGATGGTCGGCCGCAAGCTTGAAGATCAATACCCGCATCTCGACAAAGCGCCGGGCGAGATCCGTCTGAAAGTCGACAACCTGAGCGGCCCTGGCGTGAACGGCGTGAGTTTTACGCTGCGTCAGGGAGAAATCCTGGGCGTGTCAGGGCTGATGGGCGCGGGCCGCACCGAACTGATGAAAGTGCTGTACGGCGCGCTGCCGCGCACGGGCGGTCGCGTCACGCTGGATAACCGCGAGGTGGTGACGCGCTCCCCGCAGGACGGGCTTGCCAACGGCATCGTTTATATCTCCGAAGACCGCAAACGCGACGGGCTGGTGCTCGGCATGTCGGTGAAAGAGAACATGTCGCTGACCGCGCTGCGCTATTTCAGCCGCGACGTCGGCAGCCTGAAGCATAAAGATGAGCAGCAGGCGGTCAGCGATTTTATTCGCCTCTTCAATGTAAAAACGCCGTCGATGGACCAGGCCATTGGGCTGCTGTCCGGCGGCAACCAGCAGAAAGTGGCGATCGCCCGCGGGCTCATGACGCGCCCGAAAGTGCTGATCCTCGACGAGCCGACCCGCGGCGTGGACGTCGGAGCCAAAAAAGAGATTTATCAGCTCATTAACCAGTTCAAAGCCGACGGGCTGAGCATCATTCTGGTCTCGTCTGAGATGCCGGAAGTGCTGGGAATGAGCGATCGCATCATGGTGATGCATGAAGGGCATCTCGGCGGTGAATTCACACGCGAGCAGGCCACCCAGGAACTGCTGATGGCGGCGGCTGTCGGCAAGCTCAATCGCGTGACCCAGGAGTAA
- the rbsD gene encoding D-ribose pyranase gives MKKGTVLHSGISSVISRLGHTDTVVVCDAGLPIPSTTERIDLALTQGVPGFLQVVDVVTREMQVEAAILAEEIKQHNPQLHETLLGQIERLQQHQGNIIAVHYVSHEQFKQKTADSQAVIRSGECSPYANIILCAGVTF, from the coding sequence ATGAAAAAAGGCACCGTTCTTCATTCCGGCATTTCATCCGTCATCTCGCGTCTTGGCCACACGGATACCGTTGTGGTGTGCGACGCCGGGCTGCCGATTCCGTCCACGACTGAACGTATCGATCTCGCGCTGACCCAGGGCGTGCCGGGATTCTTACAGGTGGTTGATGTCGTGACGCGTGAAATGCAGGTCGAAGCGGCGATCCTCGCAGAAGAGATTAAACAGCATAATCCGCAGCTCCACGAAACGTTGCTCGGGCAGATCGAGCGGCTGCAGCAGCACCAGGGAAATATCATCGCTGTTCACTATGTTTCACATGAACAGTTCAAACAAAAAACCGCGGACAGTCAGGCGGTCATTCGCAGCGGGGAGTGTTCCCCGTATGCGAATATCATTCTCTGTGCCGGCGTCACGTTCTGA